The Macaca nemestrina isolate mMacNem1 chromosome 1, mMacNem.hap1, whole genome shotgun sequence genome contains the following window.
TATCATTATTGtccttttttatattaatatagtaaATCCAAACTTGGGGCCGAGATAGGTCCAAAACAAGTTACGTCATTGGTTTCCTGTCACCCACCACAAGGCTCAACTTCCTTCTAGAGCGCTCACCTCTGTTTCCCTCCAGCGAACCCCACGTCACCCTTTACGCCTTGACTCTTGCCAAGCCAGCAACCCTGTGCTGCCCTTCCCACTCTAAGGACTTGTTCAGATCAAGCCCTACATCTAGAAAAGCCAACCTTCAGCCTTCCACATCCTTCCCAGCTTTCTGAATTCCAAACCAATATCCACAATTTCCAGGGAACCCTCCATGATTAGCCCACATCTGTCTACGCTCCACATACCAGGGCGCTGCATTAGACTGGAACTTAGGAATAAATAACGCATGTCACATTGCTATCTATTCCGCCTGATACTCATGCTTTTAGTAACGGGTTTTGATGAGTCCTCAAGAACCCACATGGTCCAGAGGATGTGGCAGTTTAAAATGCTGTAGAATTATAACCTAAACCAATGACCCTAAGTGACTGTGTGAGGCAGTGGCACCTGAGCTGGTGAGTGAGGCTGGCCAACCACCCGGCATCCGCATCGCAAGGAGACGATTCTCTGCTCAGCATCCCAAAAACATATTTTGGGAAAGGTATGTGTTACAATAGTCACCTATTTGGGGACTCGGGACTACATGCCTTTTAGCTCCAAGGGACTGATGTATTTTTCCTTGAATACATACAAACAAGACTAACTCCTTAGGAGAAAGGACTGCCACCTGAAACCATCTACCCTGATGGGAGGTGATGGCCAGTGCAAGCAAGCAGTTTTAGGGTCTCCACGTCCTCATGTCCGCTTCTGCAATTAAATGTGTGACTCCAGTCCTGAGACAAGCTTCCTGGTTACATTCCTATCAATATGGGGCTACACAGGAATTTTAATATGATGACAAATGTCAATTCCAGTGCACATAATTTGACACTCTACTGGCTTTGCTATTTATACTGATTGCCCACATTATAAAATGGGGCAAATTACAATCTCCAagtaaacaaaaaacatacacgACCTCCACATACTGAGTTAGGACTTGATTTAAATGGACCACTTATCCCACTCCTGCTCCCAGGATGCTTGGTACTGTCCCATTTTCAAAAACTGTAACCTCACCTCAAAGTACATCCCAGGACTAAATGGGAAAGAGGtaatatttctctcttcttctccccaGGACTCCTGAAGAAAAGAATTTCTTATAAATGCTTTAATATTCAGGCGTGGGTTCAAGTGTAGAGCGATATCCTTTGATTTTCCTGCTAGTAGGTCAACATTAAAGcttttgagaaaggaaaaaaaaaaaacaaaacaacaaaccttAATTAACCAAGTAGGACAGAGTAGTGGCAGTTTCAGCAATGTTAATGGCCAGGCTTGAACTATGACCCTAACTCTGTGAAACGTGTCCACATGGACATGGGAATGCAGATgaagttgaaattttaaactCAGTATTCCACTAATTTGttacttgtaaaataaaaaaaaaatttaaaacccttTAAAATGAGCGTTGAGGTTGAGATGAGGCTGGACAGAAATTGAAGGTTTAACACCAGTTAAACCAAATGACTACTTCAGGCCACAGGAGCCTGGGATCCTCTCAAGCAGGTATTCTCTTTTCATCATCTACCCGTGTTCCTTCCTCCCTTGAAAGTATGCCACTTTCTAGGAAATAGCTCTAATTTCAAGCTTTCAGAAGGCTGGACATCTCTGGAAAAAGTTGTTAAAGCAGAAATTTTCTAAATCACATGACAGTAGGGGCCCTAAAAAATGTTGCctgggccggacgcggtggctcacacctgtaatcccagcactttgggaggccaaagtgggcggatcacttgaggtcaggcgttcgagatcagcctggccaacatggtgaaaccctgtctctactaaaaatacaaaaattcaaaaactagctgggcgtggtggtgcgcctgtaatcccaggtactccagaggctgaggtaggagaatcgcttgaacacccagggggcggaggttgtggtgtgctgggattgcgacactgcactccagtctggatgacacagtgaggctcgatctcaaaaaaaaaaaaaaagaaaaaacaatgttgCCTGATTTTACGGGGCTGCCCTGGAGTTCTCCAAGGCAAGGGTAGGCCTCGTGGACAAAAATGCTACTCTCTCGTCTGGCCAGAAAAAGGTGACGTCAGAACACTGGGCTTTAGTCTTGGCTCTGCCGCCAACTAGCTGTTAGCAATCTAACCTCCTCCTGCTTGAATCATCTCACCTTGGAAATGAAGATTCTGACACTAGCCCTAATTCTAGCTCATAAGACCGCTCACGGGTGGAAGGCGTAACAGGCACGGAGGTATCTGCACTGTGACTGCCACCCAAGGATACTGACCTTTTGGCATTTGTATTCACTTCTCCTTTAACGACGACAGTTCGTCCAGGGCCCATGGGGGTGTTCAACCTTGCAGCAAATGGCAGGCTCTGAAAAGAAGCCACAGTTAGGACAAAGAGGTCTGCAGAAAGTGATCTCCAGGGAAAACTCGTGTCCAAAGAACACTAGAGAATGTTTCAGAGCCATGACCCTGTAAATCCCAGGAGGGGAGACAGTCTGCCTTGGTCCCAGCTGGGTCTCCTGCAGCAGCACTGTCCCCAGCTCGAGGCACGCACTCACTGATTTATTTTAGACAATGAAATGAGTGACAGGGTGGGACCCGATGCCCTCTGTATGAGTGAAACACCCCAGGAAGGCCCCTGTGCCTGGGGTCTGAGGCAGCACTGTGTTCTGCTTGCAAGGGAAGCAGCCAAGCTGGGAGGCGCTGAGGAAATACACAGGAATGGCTCAGAGGCAGGCCTGGCTGACGCTCGAATCTGTCCAGGGACAGCACACAAATGCAGTGGGGGCTGCTTTGGGCTTCTACTGTGGATACAGGTTACTTGTAACAGCTCATTAcaacttaatttttatatagaGTTAAGAAAATTGGGGGCTCTTCAAACCTTTGACACATAGTTCATAGGTGGTATTTTGGTGCAAGTCAAACTGTGATTGACAGTCGAATCTTTGCTCTTGGTGTAGACAGTTCTGGGTACGATTTTAGAAATGTCTCCTCTATTACTAGGCTGTAGGGAAACAGTTCTACAGTAAGGAATGGAATGAATGAAGCTGCCCTCCAAGGTTTAAACTGTTCATTTTCTatgcaattttataaaatattccacATGAAATAACCCAGGCAAAAATACTCACAAGCTGGGGCGTGCCAGACTTTGGAACCTattggaaaagaaacaaaacacaagaacGTGAGAAGGGGAAGAATTATAGTTTATAATATGAAGCCTTGGTTGTGCTGAGCTGAGCCTGGCCGGAGCCGGGGACGTTCCTGCTCCACTCTGGTGTGACCTCCAGGCAGCTGGTGCTTTATGATGGGATGGTATGGTGTGAAGGGCTACACAGGTTGAGAAGACAGTCTGATATCCCTGTTCATTGAGTCCTTTATCCTCCaccataaattaataatttttcatagaactatatgaaattttttttaagagatagggtcttattctgtcacccacactggggtgcagtggctcaatcatggctcactgcagcctcaacctcctgggctcaagtcatcctcctacctcagcctcccaaagctgggattactgccatgcgccaccatgcccggataatttaattttttgtagagatggggttctccctatgtggcccaggctgatctcaaactcctaggctcaagcaatcctccacctcagcctcccaaagtgctgggattacaggcctgagccaccacatttACCCAGGACTACATGAACTTCAAACGTGTCTTAGTTGTCCTTTCCAAGGTGCCCCCAGAATGCTGAGATTCTATTCTGTCTGTGAGTTGTGAACGTGCCAGTCAGTAAGACCTCACTTTCTCCATTAATAACGGCGTGTTTTTACATTGCAGTTATTCTCCCAGGGGTTGAAGATGCACGTGGAAGTTCATTTGCCAGTGCACTGGCTGATGTTCAATATTCAGAAATACCCCAGAACAGTACTATTCAGCAGTTAAGAGTGAGAGAGTTCTTTTTACATAAGAACAGTGAGTGGCAGTTACATAAACTGACTGGTGAAGCGTCAGCAAAAACTTATTGAGTGCCTGGCACCACAAGTATGGATCTCAATTTTCAAATGATTACTTGCGTTCTAAAAGCATAATTTTCAAAAACCCAGTCTTCTTGCCACTTCATTTATATGAGAGCTAAAACAACATTTTTGAACCAGTGGCTCATTAAAAGATTTAGTATTTACCTTTTCTCTACTTATCTCTGTCAGTTCCAGACCAGATGCTTGGGTACTCTGTAAATCCtgagaaaataaagattaatttGTAACATccagtagaaaatattttctatatataatctGTTTGACatatcaaaaaattataaatggtaCTAAAAATATGCTTGAAAACTATGATCCAAAAATACACTTAACACTGGGGTCCTTTCCGGCCCCCATCAGATTGGCAAACATTACACAGAATAAGAGGTAATGTCAACAAGAAGGTGGGAAGATGGCGGCTGAGAATGCAAATTGTTTTTATCCTCGTGAAGAAGGGTGAGTTAGTATCTATCAAAATGTTCAATGCAAATACAGTCACGTGTTGCTTAACCAAGAgggtacattcttttttttttttttttttttagacagagtctgtcgctggagtacagtggcacttgcaatcttggctcactgcaagctccgcctcctgggctcacgccattctcctgcctcagcctcccgagtagctgggactacaggcacccgccaccacgcccggctaaatttttgtatttttcgtagagacggggtttcaccatgttagccaggatggtctcgatctcctgacctcgtgatccgccctccttggcctcccaaagtgctgggattacaggtgtgagccactgtgcctggccgaagggggtacgttctgagaaatgtgtccttaggtGATTTTTGTCATCGTGCGAACATCACAGAATATTACTTAACAACCTTAGATGGTActgcctactacacacctaggctataggGTGTGGCCTGTTGCTCCTGGACAGTGAATCTGTACAGCATGCACTGTACTGAATTCTGTAGGCAACCAGAGCGGGATAGTAAGTATTTGTGCATATAAActtatctaaacatagaaaaggtacagtaaaaatacagtatgacaagcttatgggaccactgttgtatgTGCAGTTCATCATTGAACTGTCCTTATGCAACACATGACTGTGCTCTTTGACTCAGACACTCCCAGTCTAGGAAACTCTCTTATGGAAATAGTCCATTTTACACCCATGCAAAGGCAATAGCCACTACCCAGCTAAAAACAATGTGTGTTTTGCTAAAACCACATGAGATTTGAGATCCTACAGACAATGAAGCGCTGGCTGATAAAAACCCTTCTGCTAGTGTGAATAGTTCACTTCCAAAAAATTAATACTGCAATCAGGGAGAGCCGTCCTTTTTATGTCAATAGAAGTGTTATTTGAAGACTTTTTCTACCATCTCATCAAAAACCATCCTCATAAAAGACCCCAAGCTGTGGCAGGTCACTCACCGAGCTGAATCTAAAACCAATGGAGTGAATATTCACTTTGCCATAAATGCCCAGAGTGTCTATTTTCTCTGTGCCGATCCTGTGGCCATAGAGCAGAGTATGTTTTCCATTTACAGCCACCTAGGAAGATACAGAAGacaaccccccccaaaaaagaagttAATAAATTAACTTCTTATCCAGATGTTTCCTTGCATCCAATTTTATACCCTTTCCCACAGGTCTCCACACACATCTGACCACATTGTAACCAAAAGCACCCAAAACACTAGCAGTGCTTCTGAACTTCGAGTTCCTGATCTGATTAAGCACCAGGAACTGTCTCTCCCCAGACAAACACGCAGTCACAAATACAGGTGCGTGTGCCTCTGTGAGCCTCTGCACACATGTGAGACATCTGGGTTCGAAGGTCTCCTGGAAGCCCAGGCACAGGTGCCCTGGAGGTCGTGAACCCAGGTTAAAGATCAAAATCTGTTGACTTTGCTAAATAAAACTAATATGGACAAGTTACTCAACATATTTTTAAGATTCGGTTTTCATATTCTGAAGTAGGAACAATCTCTACCTCAACAGACTACAGTAGCAAGATGACGAGAAAGTAGCTTCCGCAGGTCCTCAGCACTCTACGttgctcctcctccctccctctcaaaTGCCAGGTACCAGGTTAGGTTATAGGCAGAAAACGCAAGCAGCATACAATACAGTCTCTGACTCAAGAAGCTTCAAATCCCATTGTGGGGGCAAAATAAACACATCAAGCCAAAGCACAACtgttaaaaaatggttaaaaagaaTGATACAGACACGGCTGGAAaggccagagaagggagaggtgaATGGAGTTTGGGAGATTCAGAAAGATTTTTGGGCGGGAGCGGTATCCTAAAGATCAGAAAGGATCTGTGCCAAAGACATGTGGGTCTGTTCTCACATTGGTACAAACCTCTACTCTGGGAAAGCTCCACAGGCCGGAGTGCCAGCCGGTGTAAGAGCCTCTAGGACCAAATTCAACCGTACACATACGCGCTAGGTATAAGACACTCCATGAAGCCAGAGATGGAAGTGACATCAAGGATTTCTAGGATCTCCTCTGGATCTAAACTCTCGATCCTACAGAACTATCTTGTGGCAAGACTTGAATTTATAAAACCCTTCTGATTTCTATGCTAGGATTGCCCTTGTTAGCTCTTCGGATGGTGGCGGTTATATTATAACTTACCCTCCCATCATTAACATAATACTGTGTCAATTCAGAACTCAGCCCTGCTAGGAGAAACAGGATCTAATAAAAAGATCTGGTCACAATGGACCATATTTCTGCACGGCAACAACTggctggagagtagtggtgcCACACCTCACATTTAGGTGCCTTCCTGGTCCTTTTATGGAGAAAAACTACAAAGCCAAACAAACCATGTCTCAGGTGTAGGAAATATAAGGCCGGGCTCACAAACGTGAAAAGCGCCCCTGTGCAGTCCCGCTCGCTCATGAGGACTCAACCTGGTCCTCTCCAAAACCTACCTGGAATTTGTCCTTCAGCACCATAATCACGATCTCAAAAGACTTCTCTCTTTTGAAAGGCGTGTCATAGGTGATCTCTTCCCGTccccatttttcttttatcaaagtATTGCAAACAATGCAGCCGGCCCTTTTGAAACGAGGATTGAAATGAAAGGCCACGTCGGCGCGAGGTTTCACGCTGCTGCCATACTGCAGATCCACCTGGAATCTATGAGGGAAGACACAGGGGCCCCAAGAGTGCTCAGAAAGGAAAGCTCCCGCGAACGGCCCAGCAGGCACTACACTCCAGGCCCAGTGACCGGACTGACGGATCCCTCCTCGTTCATTCACTATGAGGCCGAAAGAGCTGGCTGCCTAatcttcttttctgtcttcctcagTAACACAGCCCCCGAGTTTGAAATGGGTCTGAATCTGCCCAGAATAAAAACCTACctttcccagccttccttgcagCTAGGCCTGCCTGTGCAGCTAAAGCTCTGCTGATAAGATGGAAGTGAAGGGCTCAGGGAAGACTACTGGAAACTGCCTTCAAAGTCAGCAAGCACTTGCCTTTTGTTCATCTCTGCTTCCCCGCAAACACCATGTGCACCCATCCAGCTACCCAAAGCACAGAGGTGAGGGCTGGAAATCTAGCTGCCAAGGATAACGGGAAAAGGGACCTCACCTCACCCTCAAGATAGCAGAGTGGTGAGCTGGAAGGAGTCTCCTTCTCTAACGACTTGAAGGAGTTGACTGAAAGGCCTGGGCTGTCTCCTTGAGACTTAATTTTCACATCTCACTTAAACCACTGCTCTTCAGGTGTTAGGTACACAGAGCCAAGCCCAACACTAACGATACCACAGCTTGCATCCAAAGCAAGTATTCAGTAAAACCATCTGAACTGGATCTTCTGTGATGCTGTGGGAATGTCAGACTACAACTAGACTATCCCTGTCATCTGACCACAATTCCTTTCTTTAATGACAtacctaattctttttttctttttctctttttttttttgtcacccagtctggagtgcagtggcttgatcacagctcactgcaacctcaaactcctgggatcaagtgatcctcctacctgagccccctgagtagctggaactacaggcgcacaccactatgcccagttaatttttttttttaatttttttttttttaacagatgggagggtctcactatgttgcccaggctggtctcaaactcctggcctctaacagtcctcccaccttggcctcccaaagtgctggaaaagCATGTGtaagtcaccacatccagctgatagTTCTAATTTTTTATACTGAAATCAGACTTACAGCAATGAAATAAATCCCAATAACCtttatttagtcattcattcCACGCTCCTCAGCACCTTGGCCAGGGATGCTGACGAAAGCAAATTAGGCCTCAAAGTATCAAATGGTCTCTCCCACattactctttgttatcgttcCACAATCACAAAAAGACAGCTTATTCATGCTCCTTCCTTCAGCACAATGATTTTACCTGTCTGCATCACTAGGAACATGCCCACGTATTACAATCAAAGTTCCAGGATCCAACTGATCAGGAATGGTGCCAACATACGGGAttacctaagaaaaaaaaatttaacaaatgtaCATTTACATAAACAACATTACTTTCTAAGCAATTACAATCCAAACTCATTATTGATAGAGAAAAACTACGTTTTTTAAGGCTGCACATAAATCTGCTCAGAATCCAGCATTTTCCAAGTCATCTTTCCTATTCaaacagctataaaaaggaaCCGCATGGCCAGGATATTTGCAATAGCTGCAAACCACTATGTCACTTTGGAAAGAGACACAAGATATGAAATATTATTCACAGTAGTTTGTATCTGGCTGAGAGTTTGTGAAGCAAAACTTCTGCTTAATATGataattataatagaaaaaaaaaaaacaaaaaacagttgttGCAATGCCATGTCTACTCATTCCTTTTCCCACTGTTCCACTGCTGATCCCAACAGAAAGTTCAAGGCCACACTAGGCCCAAAAGCCAATGCTGATGGAGACGATGACAAGCACTCACTGCCTCTGAAGGAAGCTCCAAGTTAAGCCACACCCCCACACCTGGGATTCCAGGGCCTGCTCTTCTCCGCTGGACTCCCAGACTGCAACCCAGACTGCACTGTGAGAAACCAGAGAACTGC
Protein-coding sequences here:
- the LOC105474615 gene encoding galectin-8 isoform X4, with product MMLSLNNLQNIIYNPVIPYVGTIPDQLDPGTLIVIRGHVPSDADRFQVDLQYGSSVKPRADVAFHFNPRFKRAGCIVCNTLIKEKWGREEITYDTPFKREKSFEIVIMVLKDKFQVAVNGKHTLLYGHRIGTEKIDTLGIYGKVNIHSIGFRFSSDLQSTQASGLELTEISREKVPKSGTPQLSLPFAARLNTPMGPGRTVVVKGEVNTNAKSFNVDLLAGKSKDIALHLNPRLNIKAFIRNSFLQESWGEEERNITSFPFSPGMYFEMIIYCDVREFKVAVNGVHSLEYKHRFKELSSIDTLEINGDIHLVEVRSW
- the LOC105474615 gene encoding galectin-8 isoform X2, whose product is MMLSLNNLQNIIYNPVIPYVGTIPDQLDPGTLIVIRGHVPSDADRAGCIVCNTLIKEKWGREEITYDTPFKREKSFEIVIMVLKDKFQVAVNGKHTLLYGHRIGTEKIDTLGIYGKVNIHSIGFRFSSDLQSTQASGLELTEISREKVPKSGTPQLPSNRGDISKIVPRTVYTKSKDSTVNHSLTCTKIPPMNYVSKSLPFAARLNTPMGPGRTVVVKGEVNTNAKSFNVDLLAGKSKDIALHLNPRLNIKAFIRNSFLQESWGEEERNITSFPFSPGMYFEMIIYCDVREFKVAVNGVHSLEYKHRFKELSSIDTLEINGDIHLVEVRSW
- the LOC105474615 gene encoding galectin-8 isoform X3, whose product is MMLSLNNLQNIIYNPVIPYVGTIPDQLDPGTLIVIRGHVPSDADRFQVDLQYGSSVKPRADVAFHFNPRFKRAGCIVCNTLIKEKWGREEITYDTPFKREKSFEIVIMVLKDKFQDLQSTQASGLELTEISREKVPKSGTPQLPSNRGDISKIVPRTVYTKSKDSTVNHSLTCTKIPPMNYVSKSLPFAARLNTPMGPGRTVVVKGEVNTNAKSFNVDLLAGKSKDIALHLNPRLNIKAFIRNSFLQESWGEEERNITSFPFSPGMYFEMIIYCDVREFKVAVNGVHSLEYKHRFKELSSIDTLEINGDIHLVEVRSW
- the LOC105474615 gene encoding galectin-8 isoform X5 translates to MMLSLNNLQNIIYNPVIPYVGTIPDQLDPGTLIVIRGHVPSDADRAGCIVCNTLIKEKWGREEITYDTPFKREKSFEIVIMVLKDKFQVAVNGKHTLLYGHRIGTEKIDTLGIYGKVNIHSIGFRFSSDLQSTQASGLELTEISREKVPKSGTPQLSLPFAARLNTPMGPGRTVVVKGEVNTNAKSFNVDLLAGKSKDIALHLNPRLNIKAFIRNSFLQESWGEEERNITSFPFSPGMYFEMIIYCDVREFKVAVNGVHSLEYKHRFKELSSIDTLEINGDIHLVEVRSW
- the LOC105474615 gene encoding galectin-8 isoform X1 codes for the protein MMLSLNNLQNIIYNPVIPYVGTIPDQLDPGTLIVIRGHVPSDADRFQVDLQYGSSVKPRADVAFHFNPRFKRAGCIVCNTLIKEKWGREEITYDTPFKREKSFEIVIMVLKDKFQVAVNGKHTLLYGHRIGTEKIDTLGIYGKVNIHSIGFRFSSDLQSTQASGLELTEISREKVPKSGTPQLPSNRGDISKIVPRTVYTKSKDSTVNHSLTCTKIPPMNYVSKSLPFAARLNTPMGPGRTVVVKGEVNTNAKSFNVDLLAGKSKDIALHLNPRLNIKAFIRNSFLQESWGEEERNITSFPFSPGMYFEMIIYCDVREFKVAVNGVHSLEYKHRFKELSSIDTLEINGDIHLVEVRSW